In one window of Gemmatimonadaceae bacterium DNA:
- a CDS encoding tetratricopeptide repeat protein translates to MPTRPANPAFQPDRSETAAEWLMLHKQRVIIGVVAIALLFGGAWFYRRSTQIKAARAESAYFQARQAMMSGNAPLAMTDLRNVATRYEGTAGATQAALALAQILYDEGKYREGIAELDKAAGSRPKELAASIHVLRAVGHEGLKQFDQAAREYQAAAGVTRFPNDASAFRASAARALMAGGKPEAARAIWAELAAEPEGSMVSEARVRLGELTAKPAS, encoded by the coding sequence ATGCCGACGCGTCCAGCCAATCCAGCATTTCAGCCCGATAGATCCGAGACCGCCGCCGAATGGCTCATGCTCCACAAGCAGCGGGTGATAATCGGCGTGGTGGCGATCGCCCTGCTTTTCGGCGGGGCATGGTTCTACCGCCGCTCCACCCAGATCAAGGCCGCTCGGGCCGAGTCCGCGTACTTCCAGGCGCGGCAGGCAATGATGTCGGGGAACGCGCCTCTTGCCATGACCGACCTGCGGAACGTCGCGACGCGGTACGAGGGCACCGCGGGAGCCACCCAGGCGGCGCTGGCGCTCGCGCAGATCCTGTACGACGAAGGGAAATATCGGGAAGGAATCGCCGAGCTCGACAAAGCGGCCGGATCGAGGCCGAAGGAGCTGGCGGCGTCGATTCACGTGCTGCGCGCGGTCGGCCATGAGGGGCTCAAGCAGTTTGACCAGGCAGCCCGGGAATACCAAGCGGCAGCAGGGGTTACGCGATTTCCGAACGACGCTTCCGCGTTCCGGGCATCGGCTGCCAGGGCGCTCATGGCTGGTGGCAAGCCGGAGGCGGCGCGGGCCATCTGGGCGGAGCTTGCCGCGGAGCCCGAAGGATCGATGGTGTCGGAGGCCCGGGTCAGGCTGGGCGAGCTGACGGCCAAGCCGGCGAGCTAA
- a CDS encoding multicopper oxidase domain-containing protein: MPSDETQLLSQLTTRRAFMAKAGALSLVIPGVGGALVACADKPGPEGGDDAQRGQSRDAGDMPGQNADSRLDTALPRDARSSGTGAATIVGFHRYSPELPPLPAGGRVQLHWRARETNIRISDSTTVAAWTFEDELPGPIVHCRVGDTVEFTLTNDVDVPHSMDFHAAQIDPKIAFRSVTKGQSVTYTFRPRFAGAFMYHCGTAPVLMHIGAGMHGAIIVQPREGLPAAREFVLVQQEFYLKEEAAGVRSFDYQKMLVGLPDFVTFNGRPNQYVDAPIRVKVGERVRFWVVNAGPTHPCNFHVVGEQFDTMYLGAPPGSPIRGVQTFAVAPGGGMCFELLCDVAGEFPFVNHGFGHGQKGGIGFLVVES, encoded by the coding sequence ATGCCGTCCGACGAAACGCAGCTATTGAGCCAGCTCACCACCCGACGCGCGTTCATGGCGAAGGCAGGTGCGCTCTCGCTCGTGATTCCGGGAGTGGGCGGCGCGCTGGTGGCGTGCGCGGACAAGCCCGGGCCGGAAGGCGGCGACGACGCGCAACGGGGGCAGTCGCGCGATGCGGGCGACATGCCCGGCCAAAATGCAGACAGCCGACTCGACACCGCCCTGCCCCGGGATGCGCGCTCGTCAGGTACGGGCGCCGCGACGATCGTGGGATTCCACCGGTACAGCCCGGAGCTGCCTCCGCTGCCGGCCGGCGGGCGCGTGCAGCTGCACTGGCGGGCGCGGGAGACGAACATCCGTATCTCCGACAGCACGACGGTGGCGGCGTGGACTTTCGAGGACGAGCTGCCGGGCCCGATCGTGCACTGCCGTGTGGGCGACACAGTGGAGTTCACGCTGACCAACGACGTGGACGTGCCGCACTCGATGGACTTTCACGCGGCCCAGATCGATCCGAAGATCGCCTTCCGGTCGGTCACCAAGGGACAGTCGGTGACGTACACGTTCAGGCCGAGATTTGCCGGAGCCTTCATGTACCACTGCGGTACCGCCCCCGTGCTGATGCACATCGGCGCGGGGATGCACGGCGCGATAATCGTCCAGCCGCGCGAAGGACTCCCCGCCGCCCGGGAGTTCGTGCTCGTTCAGCAGGAGTTCTACCTCAAGGAAGAGGCGGCCGGAGTACGGTCCTTCGACTATCAGAAGATGCTCGTCGGGCTGCCCGATTTCGTGACGTTCAACGGTCGGCCCAACCAATACGTCGACGCCCCGATCAGGGTGAAGGTCGGAGAGCGCGTCCGTTTCTGGGTGGTGAACGCCGGCCCCACGCATCCATGCAACTTCCACGTCGTGGGCGAGCAGTTCGACACGATGTACCTCGGCGCTCCTCCGGGCTCGCCCATCCGCGGTGTGCAGACATTTGCCGTGGCACCCGGCGGCGGCATGTGCTTCGAGCTCCTGTGCGACGTGGCGGGCGAGTTCCCCTTCGTGAACCATGGCTTCGGCCACGGACAGAAAGGCGGGATCGGGTTCCTGGTCGTCGAGTCGTAG
- a CDS encoding ATP-binding protein: protein MKAATAPMAFSADSKAGTEANLLRLLVDSVQDYAIFALDPKGNVLTWNSGAARLKGYTAGEITGRHFSAFYTEEDLTVGKPARLLEVAAETGKAEDEGWRVRKDGTRFWANVVLTPIHRQSGGIAGFAKVTRDLTQRRAADERALMDAQRIAAEDGARAAAEERAHELRSLTDQLRAQTAELERRTAEAEAGNRSKSDFLAAMSHELRTPLNAIAGYTELMQAGVSGPLTEAQHDQLSRIQRSQRHLLGIINDILNFSRIEAGKVAYVTGPIVLQDLVNDVATMIQPQAGRKRQRLTVTRCSPALMARADRAKVEQILLNLLSNAVKFTDEGGEITIVCGTGTDNVWLSVSDTGIGIPKGQHESIFAPFTQVGRSLASPMEGTGLGLAISRDLARAMLGDLTVESREGVGSTFTMSLPSATGGGG from the coding sequence GTGAAGGCCGCGACTGCGCCCATGGCTTTTTCCGCCGACTCGAAGGCCGGCACCGAGGCGAATCTTCTTCGTCTCCTGGTCGACAGCGTGCAGGACTACGCGATATTCGCGCTCGATCCGAAAGGAAACGTCCTCACCTGGAATTCGGGCGCGGCGCGTCTCAAGGGCTACACGGCGGGGGAAATAACCGGGCGTCACTTCTCGGCCTTTTACACCGAGGAAGACCTCACGGTGGGCAAGCCCGCGCGGTTGCTGGAAGTCGCGGCCGAAACGGGCAAGGCGGAAGACGAAGGCTGGCGCGTGCGCAAGGACGGCACGCGCTTCTGGGCGAACGTGGTGCTCACGCCCATCCATCGTCAGAGCGGCGGGATCGCCGGGTTCGCCAAGGTCACGCGCGATCTGACTCAGCGACGCGCGGCGGACGAGCGCGCGCTGATGGATGCGCAACGCATCGCCGCGGAGGATGGAGCCAGAGCCGCCGCCGAGGAGCGCGCGCACGAGCTGCGCTCGCTGACCGACCAGCTGCGCGCTCAGACCGCGGAGCTCGAGCGGCGGACCGCGGAAGCGGAGGCGGGCAACAGGTCCAAGAGCGACTTCCTTGCCGCCATGTCGCACGAGCTTCGCACGCCGCTCAACGCCATTGCCGGCTACACGGAGCTGATGCAGGCGGGTGTGAGCGGGCCGCTCACGGAAGCGCAGCACGATCAGCTCAGCCGGATCCAGCGGAGCCAGCGGCATCTCCTCGGCATCATCAACGACATCCTGAACTTCAGCAGAATCGAGGCGGGCAAGGTCGCCTACGTGACGGGGCCGATCGTACTCCAGGATCTGGTCAACGACGTCGCTACGATGATCCAGCCGCAGGCCGGCAGGAAGCGGCAGCGTCTCACTGTGACGCGCTGCTCACCGGCGCTCATGGCGCGAGCCGATCGCGCGAAGGTCGAGCAGATCCTGCTCAACCTGCTCTCGAACGCGGTGAAGTTCACCGACGAGGGCGGAGAAATCACGATCGTCTGCGGCACCGGGACCGACAATGTGTGGCTTAGCGTCAGCGATACCGGGATAGGCATTCCCAAGGGCCAGCACGAGTCCATTTTCGCGCCGTTCACGCAGGTCGGCCGGAGCCTCGCGAGCCCGATGGAAGGCACAGGTCTGGGACTCGCGATCAGCCGCGACCTCGCGCGAGCGATGCTTGGCGACCTCACGGTGGAGAGCCGTGAGGGAGTGGGGTCGACCTTTACCATGTCCCTGCCGAGCGCCACCGGTGGGGGCGGGTAG
- a CDS encoding PQQ-binding-like beta-propeller repeat protein, with protein sequence MRTLSAVTCAAAIVASGCNGPTGSNRNGVEDRWFQAQAGYGQARPAVLEELVFFATGAGDVVARDRGSGSVKWNARVANSQVMGYNFAVTEGVVAVAVAYETVGLDGRTGAILWRYQAPLDSLGPQPPAPGYVRGARIAAASGVVFVPAWGASVAALDARTGATRWTWRSPSGQFRTGAVGVRISEDTAFVGGWDFLDTNGSRSVPWLMALEASSGRLLWRTLLVDYPSGGVSMNGAPALTSRHVIATALGGDTWGLERSSGRIAWYRPPQSKLATVAQAEAWGEVAYIDGGDEFLHALNGSDGQELWRSPFQGGSVVDLLVTERNAYVANGPTLTVFRRQSGQQVAQADAPSRSSVIETFGSAPTADRGQVFVTVSGGAWSFDEP encoded by the coding sequence ATGCGGACGTTATCGGCAGTCACGTGTGCAGCCGCGATCGTCGCGAGCGGCTGTAACGGCCCTACGGGCTCGAATCGAAATGGAGTTGAAGACCGATGGTTTCAAGCGCAGGCGGGGTACGGGCAGGCGCGACCAGCCGTGCTCGAAGAGCTCGTTTTCTTCGCCACCGGCGCCGGTGACGTAGTCGCGCGCGATCGCGGCTCCGGATCTGTCAAATGGAACGCGCGGGTCGCGAATTCGCAGGTTATGGGCTACAACTTCGCGGTCACCGAAGGCGTGGTCGCCGTCGCCGTTGCGTATGAGACTGTCGGACTCGACGGGCGTACCGGTGCGATTCTCTGGCGTTACCAAGCGCCGCTTGATTCGCTGGGGCCTCAGCCGCCTGCCCCGGGGTATGTCCGCGGAGCTCGTATTGCCGCAGCTTCCGGAGTCGTTTTCGTCCCTGCTTGGGGCGCCAGCGTAGCCGCGCTCGACGCGCGGACCGGCGCTACGCGTTGGACTTGGCGATCTCCGTCCGGGCAATTCCGAACCGGCGCTGTGGGCGTCCGCATCAGCGAAGACACCGCTTTCGTCGGCGGTTGGGACTTCCTCGACACCAATGGATCCCGTTCGGTGCCATGGCTGATGGCCCTCGAAGCAAGCTCAGGCCGGCTGCTGTGGCGCACTCTGCTGGTGGATTATCCATCCGGTGGAGTGTCGATGAACGGCGCGCCCGCGCTCACATCGCGTCACGTGATCGCCACGGCGCTCGGCGGCGATACTTGGGGACTCGAAAGAAGCAGCGGTCGAATAGCATGGTATCGCCCTCCGCAGAGCAAGCTCGCCACAGTCGCGCAGGCGGAGGCTTGGGGGGAAGTCGCCTACATTGACGGTGGAGACGAGTTTCTCCATGCGCTGAATGGATCCGACGGACAGGAGCTGTGGCGCAGCCCGTTCCAGGGCGGGAGCGTTGTAGATCTCCTCGTCACCGAACGTAACGCATACGTGGCGAACGGCCCGACCCTTACCGTGTTTAGGCGTCAGTCCGGGCAGCAGGTGGCGCAAGCTGACGCTCCGAGCCGTAGCTCGGTGATCGAGACCTTCGGTTCCGCGCCGACCGCGGATCGAGGCCAGGTTTTCGTGACGGTCAGCGGTGGCGCGTGGAGCTTCGACGAGCCCTGA
- a CDS encoding methyltransferase domain-containing protein, with protein sequence MPPKIQPASPELQEFYRARSGWRSAGEESTRFRRAAALARVPNGAAVLDIGAREGGLREYLPDGVKYQGIDITPEFASESVMTRDISEGIPFPDASYDFVFCIEVLEHVPNPFAAFGEINRVLRDGGVLIVSVPNPYHLKEIVWNVFRTPDRQGHIYSWTRQAMTRLGEMNGFRIDAYGGTYLHPPVPAPPLLARSIIYRFIKESAQP encoded by the coding sequence ATGCCCCCTAAAATCCAGCCCGCATCACCAGAGCTGCAGGAGTTCTACCGGGCGCGCAGCGGATGGAGGAGCGCGGGCGAGGAATCCACCCGCTTCCGCCGAGCCGCCGCGCTCGCGCGCGTGCCCAACGGTGCCGCCGTGCTCGACATCGGCGCGCGCGAGGGCGGGCTGCGCGAGTATCTGCCGGACGGAGTGAAGTACCAGGGCATCGACATCACGCCGGAGTTCGCGTCGGAATCAGTGATGACCCGCGACATCTCCGAGGGCATCCCGTTCCCCGACGCGAGCTACGACTTCGTCTTCTGCATAGAGGTGCTGGAGCACGTGCCCAATCCGTTCGCCGCGTTCGGTGAGATCAACCGCGTGCTCCGCGACGGGGGAGTGCTGATCGTGTCCGTGCCCAACCCCTACCATCTGAAAGAGATCGTCTGGAACGTGTTCCGGACGCCCGACCGGCAGGGCCACATCTACTCGTGGACGCGCCAGGCGATGACCAGGCTCGGAGAGATGAACGGCTTCCGGATCGACGCGTACGGCGGAACGTACCTGCACCCGCCGGTGCCCGCGCCGCCGCTGCTCGCGCGCTCGATCATATACAGATTCATCAAGGAATCCGCCCAACCGTGA
- a CDS encoding TIGR02206 family membrane protein, which translates to MPLQWRVFEPFSPLHGLIILLFGGATALLIFSARGMAPTGRTRLDRNLGLFMIALWLVSNGWWLLPPRFDAARALPLHVCDVTSLLAGIVLLLPRRPLRALLYFWGIGMSLQAIVTPEIAFEPDTVWFWIFWVSHAGIIAIAIYDIVARGYRPTWPDFRLSVLAGLVYLAVVLAINISLGFNYGYVGNAQPGEASIIDFLGPWPQRVVLMVALVIGFMALLMAPWHFARKFAKRSDELAAPASIKP; encoded by the coding sequence ATGCCGCTGCAGTGGCGCGTGTTCGAGCCGTTCTCTCCGCTGCACGGACTGATCATCCTGCTCTTCGGCGGAGCGACGGCGTTGCTGATCTTCAGCGCGCGCGGAATGGCGCCGACCGGCCGCACGCGGCTCGATCGGAACCTCGGTCTGTTCATGATCGCGCTGTGGCTTGTGAGCAACGGCTGGTGGCTCCTTCCGCCCCGCTTCGACGCGGCGCGCGCCCTCCCGCTTCACGTGTGCGACGTCACCTCCCTGCTCGCGGGAATCGTCCTGCTGCTTCCGCGCAGGCCGCTGCGCGCGCTGCTGTATTTCTGGGGAATCGGCATGAGCCTGCAGGCGATCGTCACGCCGGAGATCGCGTTCGAGCCCGACACGGTCTGGTTCTGGATATTCTGGGTGAGCCATGCCGGCATCATCGCCATCGCGATCTACGACATCGTGGCACGCGGCTACCGTCCGACGTGGCCGGACTTCAGGCTCTCGGTGCTGGCAGGGCTCGTCTATCTCGCCGTCGTCCTGGCAATCAACATCTCGCTGGGCTTCAACTACGGCTACGTGGGCAACGCCCAGCCGGGCGAAGCGTCGATAATCGACTTTCTCGGTCCCTGGCCCCAGCGCGTCGTTCTGATGGTCGCTCTGGTGATCGGATTCATGGCCCTGTTGATGGCCCCATGGCATTTCGCCAGGAAATTCGCAAAAAGAAGTGACGAATTGGCGGCACCTGCGTCAATTAAACCGTAG
- a CDS encoding SRPBCC family protein, which translates to MEKNDNLTFLGGLGAGLAVMYLVDPARGRRRRHLIRDQAVHAAHRVSDGIGTTSRDLKHRASGLVAEAGSLVKGDRASDAVIEARARSSMGRCCSHPRAVTVEVEDGRVFLTGQILEAELDDVLSAIEGTRGVESVAHDLEVFEAPGNVPSLQGGKSREGARFELLQKNWTPAARLLSALAGGALTVYGARRKDPVGAALTVAGAGLLARAATNLESKRLTGVGAKRRAVDVQRTINVAVPIERAFQFWSNYENFPAFMAHVREVQALGDGRSKWVIEGPAGVSVEWVAEETQRVPNEVIAWRTQEGSAIGHAGIVRFAPTGDGGTRIDLKMSYNPLAGALGHAVLSLLGSNPRQRMIDDLARMKTALETGIPARDAAAPLADMPPLEREVIPGRVSPPDGDEPRAEAGSVVP; encoded by the coding sequence GTGGAGAAAAACGACAACTTGACGTTTCTGGGCGGGCTCGGAGCGGGGCTCGCGGTGATGTACCTGGTCGATCCGGCGCGCGGTCGCAGGCGGCGGCATCTCATCCGCGATCAGGCCGTACACGCGGCGCACCGCGTTAGCGACGGTATCGGCACGACTTCGCGGGACCTCAAGCACCGCGCGTCGGGACTCGTCGCCGAAGCCGGATCGCTGGTGAAAGGCGATCGAGCGTCGGACGCGGTGATCGAGGCGCGCGCGCGCTCGAGCATGGGCCGCTGTTGCTCACATCCGCGGGCCGTGACGGTGGAGGTCGAGGACGGGCGCGTGTTCCTCACCGGCCAGATACTGGAAGCGGAGCTGGACGACGTGCTGAGCGCCATCGAGGGCACGCGCGGCGTGGAGTCGGTCGCGCATGATCTGGAGGTGTTCGAGGCTCCGGGGAACGTGCCCTCGCTGCAGGGCGGGAAATCCCGGGAAGGGGCGCGGTTCGAGCTGCTGCAGAAGAACTGGACTCCGGCCGCCCGGCTGCTCTCCGCGCTCGCTGGCGGCGCGCTGACGGTATACGGGGCGCGCAGAAAGGACCCTGTCGGAGCGGCGCTGACCGTCGCCGGCGCGGGCCTGCTCGCGCGCGCGGCCACCAACCTGGAGTCCAAGAGGCTGACCGGCGTCGGCGCCAAGCGCCGCGCCGTGGATGTGCAGCGCACCATCAACGTCGCGGTGCCCATCGAGCGCGCGTTTCAGTTCTGGTCCAACTACGAGAATTTCCCCGCCTTCATGGCGCACGTGCGCGAGGTCCAGGCGCTCGGCGATGGCCGGTCGAAGTGGGTCATAGAGGGACCGGCCGGAGTATCGGTCGAGTGGGTCGCCGAGGAGACGCAGCGCGTACCGAACGAGGTCATCGCGTGGCGGACGCAGGAAGGATCCGCGATCGGCCACGCCGGCATCGTGCGCTTCGCGCCGACGGGTGACGGCGGGACCAGGATCGACCTGAAGATGTCGTACAATCCGCTCGCCGGCGCGCTGGGCCACGCGGTCCTGTCGCTGCTCGGCTCCAACCCGAGACAGCGGATGATCGACGATCTCGCCCGCATGAAGACGGCGTTGGAGACCGGCATTCCGGCGCGCGACGCGGCGGCGCCGCTGGCGGACATGCCTCCGCTCGAGCGCGAGGTCATCCCCGGCCGGGTTTCTCCGCCGGACGGCGACGAGCCGCGGGCGGAGGCGGGAAGCGTCGTCCCATAA
- the dapF gene encoding diaminopimelate epimerase — MSQPGAAGRAFYKMSGSGNDFVFFDCRAEPAGDLETAGRIAELCARGTGVGADGVVFILSSPTHAYRMRYYNADGSLGELCGNASLCSVRLAAGLGIAPRGDFQIDSDAGTLTARMRDDLPEIDLEPVTDVQPDFSAIRKGGGESELGFALAGVPHIVIGCSDVDSADVLGRGAELRSHPSLAHGANVDFLSKGPSGWSMRTYERGVEGETLACGTGAVASAILLNEWGKSGDRVALRTRSGRTLEVTVRRRGGAWYPSLRGEGRIVFEGRLREV; from the coding sequence ATGAGCCAGCCCGGCGCGGCGGGCCGCGCCTTCTACAAGATGAGCGGGTCAGGCAACGATTTCGTCTTCTTTGATTGCCGGGCCGAGCCAGCCGGGGACCTCGAGACCGCCGGCAGGATCGCCGAGCTGTGCGCCCGTGGGACGGGAGTAGGCGCCGACGGAGTCGTTTTTATCCTGTCCTCGCCGACGCATGCCTATCGCATGCGGTACTACAACGCCGACGGCTCGCTGGGCGAGCTGTGCGGCAACGCGAGCCTGTGCAGCGTCCGCCTGGCCGCGGGGCTCGGCATCGCCCCACGAGGCGACTTCCAGATCGACAGCGACGCGGGAACGCTGACCGCCCGCATGCGAGACGACCTGCCTGAGATCGACCTCGAGCCCGTCACCGATGTGCAGCCGGATTTTTCGGCGATCCGGAAGGGCGGGGGAGAATCGGAGCTCGGCTTCGCACTCGCGGGCGTGCCCCACATCGTGATCGGCTGCTCCGACGTCGATTCCGCTGACGTTCTGGGTCGAGGCGCCGAGCTGCGGTCCCACCCCTCGCTGGCTCACGGGGCAAATGTGGACTTTTTGTCCAAAGGCCCCTCCGGCTGGTCCATGCGCACCTACGAGCGAGGTGTCGAGGGCGAGACCCTGGCCTGCGGCACGGGCGCAGTCGCATCGGCGATCCTGCTCAATGAATGGGGCAAGTCAGGCGATCGGGTGGCGCTCAGGACCCGGTCCGGCCGCACCCTGGAGGTCACGGTCAGGCGCAGGGGCGGCGCGTGGTATCCATCGCTCCGCGGCGAGGGGCGGATCGTTTTCGAGGGCCGGCTGCGGGAAGTTTGA
- a CDS encoding polyprenol monophosphomannose synthase yields the protein MPERALVVIPTYNERDNISRIIDAVLATDASLDILVVDDGSPDGTGGTVAAIASVNDRVHVIRRSGKLGLGTAYIAGFKWALERNYAHVFQMDADFSHDPAYIPEFFKAIGSNDVVVGSRYRDGRANVVNWPVSRLLLSYFANVYARRVTGLPVWDSTAGFKCWRRKVLETIQLNDVKSNGYAFQIEMIFRAWKHGFRIAEIPIVFVDRLEGESKMSKKIVREGIWMVWRLRWWAMLNRIPRVASDGSRRATDADKAA from the coding sequence GTGCCTGAGAGAGCGCTCGTAGTGATCCCGACGTACAACGAGCGCGACAACATCTCCCGGATAATCGACGCGGTGCTCGCGACAGACGCCTCGCTCGACATCCTGGTGGTAGACGACGGCTCGCCCGATGGGACCGGCGGGACGGTGGCAGCCATCGCATCGGTGAACGATCGGGTCCATGTCATCCGGAGGAGCGGAAAGCTGGGGCTCGGCACCGCCTACATCGCGGGCTTCAAGTGGGCGCTCGAGCGGAATTACGCGCATGTCTTCCAGATGGACGCGGATTTCTCCCATGACCCCGCCTACATCCCCGAGTTTTTCAAAGCCATCGGGTCGAACGACGTCGTGGTCGGCTCCCGGTATCGGGACGGACGGGCGAATGTGGTGAACTGGCCGGTGTCCCGCCTCCTGCTGAGCTATTTCGCGAATGTTTACGCCCGGCGCGTAACCGGACTGCCGGTGTGGGACTCGACGGCAGGGTTCAAGTGCTGGCGCCGGAAAGTACTTGAAACGATCCAGCTAAATGACGTCAAGTCAAACGGTTACGCTTTTCAAATAGAGATGATATTCCGCGCGTGGAAGCACGGCTTCCGAATCGCGGAGATCCCGATCGTCTTCGTGGACAGGCTCGAGGGAGAGTCGAAGATGTCCAAGAAGATCGTGCGGGAGGGCATCTGGATGGTCTGGCGCCTCAGGTGGTGGGCGATGCTCAATCGAATCCCGCGAGTGGCGAGCGATGGATCGCGCCGCGCGACCGATGCGGACAAGGCGGCATGA
- a CDS encoding protein-L-isoaspartate(D-aspartate) O-methyltransferase: protein MAGTVEPEFRGPRRRLVEQLQDQGIRDLAVLKAIDETPRHLFVPRAVRHRAYEDSALPIGNGQTISQPSIHARYLELLNLTGTEKVLEIGTGSGYQTILLSHLAAQVFSIERVAPLLESARAIIQQVGARNVSLLLGDGTLGWRQYAPYDAILVSAAAPEVPQAYLEQLAEGGRLLIPLGDREEQILYLMVKRGDRLERTEIGPVRFVPLVGKHSWEE, encoded by the coding sequence GTGGCGGGAACCGTAGAGCCGGAGTTTCGGGGGCCGCGCCGGCGGCTCGTCGAGCAGCTGCAGGACCAGGGCATCCGCGACCTCGCCGTGCTCAAGGCGATCGACGAGACTCCGCGCCATCTCTTCGTGCCGCGGGCCGTGCGCCACCGCGCGTATGAGGATTCCGCGCTGCCGATCGGGAACGGCCAGACGATCTCGCAGCCGTCGATACACGCGCGCTATCTCGAGCTGCTGAACCTCACCGGGACGGAGAAAGTCCTCGAGATCGGGACGGGCTCGGGCTATCAGACGATCCTTCTGTCGCATCTCGCGGCGCAGGTATTCTCGATCGAGCGCGTCGCGCCGCTGCTCGAGAGCGCGCGCGCGATCATCCAGCAGGTGGGCGCGCGGAACGTATCGCTCCTCCTCGGCGACGGCACGCTCGGCTGGAGACAGTATGCGCCGTACGACGCCATTCTCGTGAGCGCCGCCGCGCCGGAAGTTCCGCAGGCGTATCTGGAGCAGCTGGCCGAAGGGGGCCGCTTGCTAATTCCGCTCGGCGACCGCGAAGAGCAGATCCTCTATCTGATGGTGAAGCGCGGCGACCGGCTCGAGCGCACCGAGATCGGGCCGGTTCGGTTCGTTCCATTGGTCGGCAAGCACAGCTGGGAGGAATGA
- a CDS encoding acylphosphatase has product MATIHLEIAGRVQGVGFRWFARQQARRLGIDGWAVNTRAGTVEIAAKGEPDALKQLEAAMAQGPAGAIVKSVTELAAIAEEEIPEGFEVR; this is encoded by the coding sequence TTGGCAACGATTCACCTGGAAATAGCGGGGCGCGTACAGGGCGTCGGCTTTCGCTGGTTCGCCCGCCAGCAGGCCCGCAGACTCGGGATCGACGGCTGGGCGGTGAACACGCGGGCGGGAACCGTCGAGATCGCGGCCAAGGGCGAACCGGACGCGCTGAAGCAGCTCGAGGCCGCCATGGCGCAGGGCCCCGCGGGCGCGATCGTCAAATCCGTGACCGAGCTCGCCGCGATCGCCGAGGAAGAAATTCCGGAGGGATTCGAAGTGCGGTAG
- a CDS encoding cbb3-type cytochrome c oxidase subunit I yields MFESPRGRCFGLRASREITLSPELHSMDWFAKAFIRASLLWFIAGITLGLAMAIHPAWVMYRPAHTHMNLVGFVVMMIFGVGYQMLPRFFGHPIHSKAFAVAHIWLANLGLAALVAGFMLSPHIGAKAVPVTATGGALWALGAYGFVYNMWRTFNAAERRRRLNAQAAPERKLPTTD; encoded by the coding sequence GTGTTCGAGTCACCCCGGGGGCGCTGCTTCGGCCTTCGTGCGTCGCGCGAGATCACGCTTTCTCCGGAGCTGCACAGCATGGACTGGTTCGCCAAGGCATTCATCCGGGCGAGTCTGCTCTGGTTCATCGCCGGGATCACGCTCGGTCTCGCGATGGCGATTCATCCGGCGTGGGTGATGTACCGACCCGCGCACACCCACATGAATCTGGTGGGCTTCGTCGTGATGATGATCTTCGGCGTCGGGTATCAGATGCTGCCGCGGTTCTTCGGCCACCCGATCCACAGCAAGGCGTTCGCGGTCGCGCACATCTGGCTGGCCAACCTCGGGCTCGCCGCTCTCGTCGCCGGGTTTATGCTGTCCCCGCACATCGGCGCGAAGGCGGTCCCCGTCACCGCGACCGGTGGAGCGCTGTGGGCGCTCGGCGCCTATGGCTTCGTGTACAACATGTGGCGCACGTTCAACGCCGCCGAGCGCCGGCGGCGGCTCAACGCGCAGGCCGCGCCCGAGCGCAAGCTGCCGACGACGGACTGA